One part of the Anopheles merus strain MAF chromosome 3L, AmerM5.1, whole genome shotgun sequence genome encodes these proteins:
- the LOC121599180 gene encoding glucose-6-phosphate 1-dehydrogenase isoform X2 codes for MNPAKSLSSNGTTALSGSSNHHPSGRHFDGESLDGEQALAIIRRNLKSSAMDTEGTHFDCNCPHIFVVFGASGDLAKKKIYPTLWWLFRDNLLPSDTKFIGYARSKLSVAELKEKCRQYMKVQEDQVEKFEEFWSVNFYVAGSYDSRRDFELLNQEISKFEVGRAANRLFYLALPPSVFESVTVHIRNTCMGEKGWNRIIVEKPFGRDAQSSNVLSVHLAKLFTEDQLYRIDHYLGKEMVQNLMTIRFGNQIFSPTWNRAHVASVLITFKEPFGTQGRGGYFDDFGIIRDVMQNHLLQILSLVAMEKPATCHPDDIRNEKVKVLKSIRELAIEDVVLGQYVGDPNGADEDSRMGYLDDPTVPKGSVTPTYALAVLKINNERWDGVPFILRCGKALNERKAEVRIQYHDVPGDIFDGKPKRNELVIRVQPGEALYVKMMTKSPGITFDMEETELDLTYGHRYKDVALPDAYERLILDVFCGSQMHFVRSDELSEAWRIFTPLLHYIERERPEPIKYVYGSRGPKEADRKCDENNFKYYGSYKWHQKH; via the exons ATGAATCCTGCTAAATCATTGTCCTCCAATGGGACGACAG CACTGTCCGGTAGCAGCAATCATCATCCGAGCGGTCGCCATTTCGACGGCGAATCGTTGGACGGCGAACAGGCGCTGGCCATCATCCGGCGCAACCTAAAGTCGAGCGCGATGGACACGGAGGGCACACACTTCGACTGCAACTGTCCGCACATTTTCGTCGTGTTCGGCGCATCG GGAGATTTGGCCAAGAAGAAGATCTACCCAACCCTATGGTGGCTATTCCGGGACAATCTGCTACCGTCCGACACGAAGTTTATCGGTTACGCACGCAGCAAGCTGTCGGTGGCCGAGCTGAAGGAGAAATGTCGTCAGTACATGAAG GTGCAGGAGGATCAGGTGGAGAAGTTTGAAGAGTTTTGGTCGGTCAACTTTTACGTCGCCGGCAGCTACGATTCGCGCCGTGACTTTGAGCTGCTCAACCAGGAGATCAGCAAGTTCGAGGTGGGCCGTGCGGCCAATCGGCTGTTTTACCTTGCGCTGCCACCATCCGTTTTCGAGTCGGTGACGGTACACATTCGCAACACCTGCATGGGCGAGAA AGGCTGGAATCGTATCATCGTGGAGAAACCGTTCGGTCGCGATGCGCAAAGCTCGAACGTGCTGAGCGTCCATCTGGCGAAGCTGTTCACCGAGGATCAGCTGTACCGTATCGATCACTATCTCGGCAAGGAGATGGTCCAGAACCTGATGACGATCCGGTTCGGTAATCAGATTTTCAGCCCCACCTGGAACCGGGCGCACGTGGCCTCGGTGCTGATCACGTTCAAGGAACCGTTCGGGACGCAGGGCCGCGGTGGCTACTTCGACGACTTCGGCATCATACGGGACGTGATGCAGAACCATCTGCTGCAGATACTGTCGCTGGTGGCGATGGAAAAGCCGGCCACCTGCCACCCGGACGACATCCGCAACGAGAAGGTGAAGGTGCTGAAGAGCATCCGCGAGCTGGCGATCGAGGACGTGGTGCTGGGCCAGTACGTGGGCGATCCGAACGGTGCGGATGAGGATTCGCGCATGGGCTACCTGGACGATCCGACCGTGCCGAAGGGTTCGGTAACGCCCACGTACGCGCTGGCCGTGCTGAAGATCAACAACGAGCGGTGGGACGGGGTGCCGTTCATACTGCGCTGCGGCAAAGCGCTGAACGAGCGCAAGGCGGAAGTGCGCATCCAGTATCACGACGTGCCGGGGGACATTTTCGACGGCAAGCCGAAGCGTAACGAGCTCGTCATTCGGGTGCAGCCGGGCGAAGCGCTGTACGTGAAGATGATGACGAAATCGCCCGGCATCACGTTCGACATGGAGGAGACGGAGCTGGATCTGACGTACGGGCATCGGTACAAGGACGTGGCACTGCCGGACGCGTACGAGCGGCTCATACTGGACGTGTTCTGTGGCTCGCAGATGCACTTCGTGCGCTCGGACGAGCTGAGCGAGGCGTGGCGCATCTTTACCCCGCTGCTACACTACATCGAGCGGGAGCGCCCGGAACCGATCAAGTATGTGTATGGGTCGCGCGGCCCGAAGGAAGCGGACCGGAAGTGCGATGAGAACAACTTCAAGTACTACGGCTCGTACAAGTGGCATCAGAAGCATTGA
- the LOC121599180 gene encoding glucose-6-phosphate 1-dehydrogenase isoform X1 codes for MRRLSSWLHARFRARTDSTSSIPSSTGPDADSSSLSGSSNHHPSGRHFDGESLDGEQALAIIRRNLKSSAMDTEGTHFDCNCPHIFVVFGASGDLAKKKIYPTLWWLFRDNLLPSDTKFIGYARSKLSVAELKEKCRQYMKVQEDQVEKFEEFWSVNFYVAGSYDSRRDFELLNQEISKFEVGRAANRLFYLALPPSVFESVTVHIRNTCMGEKGWNRIIVEKPFGRDAQSSNVLSVHLAKLFTEDQLYRIDHYLGKEMVQNLMTIRFGNQIFSPTWNRAHVASVLITFKEPFGTQGRGGYFDDFGIIRDVMQNHLLQILSLVAMEKPATCHPDDIRNEKVKVLKSIRELAIEDVVLGQYVGDPNGADEDSRMGYLDDPTVPKGSVTPTYALAVLKINNERWDGVPFILRCGKALNERKAEVRIQYHDVPGDIFDGKPKRNELVIRVQPGEALYVKMMTKSPGITFDMEETELDLTYGHRYKDVALPDAYERLILDVFCGSQMHFVRSDELSEAWRIFTPLLHYIERERPEPIKYVYGSRGPKEADRKCDENNFKYYGSYKWHQKH; via the exons atgaGACGGTTAAGTTCCTGGCTGCATGCTCGCTTCCGTGCCCGGACAGATTCCACGTCCAGCATACCATCGTCGACCGGACCTGACGCCGATTCGTCCT CACTGTCCGGTAGCAGCAATCATCATCCGAGCGGTCGCCATTTCGACGGCGAATCGTTGGACGGCGAACAGGCGCTGGCCATCATCCGGCGCAACCTAAAGTCGAGCGCGATGGACACGGAGGGCACACACTTCGACTGCAACTGTCCGCACATTTTCGTCGTGTTCGGCGCATCG GGAGATTTGGCCAAGAAGAAGATCTACCCAACCCTATGGTGGCTATTCCGGGACAATCTGCTACCGTCCGACACGAAGTTTATCGGTTACGCACGCAGCAAGCTGTCGGTGGCCGAGCTGAAGGAGAAATGTCGTCAGTACATGAAG GTGCAGGAGGATCAGGTGGAGAAGTTTGAAGAGTTTTGGTCGGTCAACTTTTACGTCGCCGGCAGCTACGATTCGCGCCGTGACTTTGAGCTGCTCAACCAGGAGATCAGCAAGTTCGAGGTGGGCCGTGCGGCCAATCGGCTGTTTTACCTTGCGCTGCCACCATCCGTTTTCGAGTCGGTGACGGTACACATTCGCAACACCTGCATGGGCGAGAA AGGCTGGAATCGTATCATCGTGGAGAAACCGTTCGGTCGCGATGCGCAAAGCTCGAACGTGCTGAGCGTCCATCTGGCGAAGCTGTTCACCGAGGATCAGCTGTACCGTATCGATCACTATCTCGGCAAGGAGATGGTCCAGAACCTGATGACGATCCGGTTCGGTAATCAGATTTTCAGCCCCACCTGGAACCGGGCGCACGTGGCCTCGGTGCTGATCACGTTCAAGGAACCGTTCGGGACGCAGGGCCGCGGTGGCTACTTCGACGACTTCGGCATCATACGGGACGTGATGCAGAACCATCTGCTGCAGATACTGTCGCTGGTGGCGATGGAAAAGCCGGCCACCTGCCACCCGGACGACATCCGCAACGAGAAGGTGAAGGTGCTGAAGAGCATCCGCGAGCTGGCGATCGAGGACGTGGTGCTGGGCCAGTACGTGGGCGATCCGAACGGTGCGGATGAGGATTCGCGCATGGGCTACCTGGACGATCCGACCGTGCCGAAGGGTTCGGTAACGCCCACGTACGCGCTGGCCGTGCTGAAGATCAACAACGAGCGGTGGGACGGGGTGCCGTTCATACTGCGCTGCGGCAAAGCGCTGAACGAGCGCAAGGCGGAAGTGCGCATCCAGTATCACGACGTGCCGGGGGACATTTTCGACGGCAAGCCGAAGCGTAACGAGCTCGTCATTCGGGTGCAGCCGGGCGAAGCGCTGTACGTGAAGATGATGACGAAATCGCCCGGCATCACGTTCGACATGGAGGAGACGGAGCTGGATCTGACGTACGGGCATCGGTACAAGGACGTGGCACTGCCGGACGCGTACGAGCGGCTCATACTGGACGTGTTCTGTGGCTCGCAGATGCACTTCGTGCGCTCGGACGAGCTGAGCGAGGCGTGGCGCATCTTTACCCCGCTGCTACACTACATCGAGCGGGAGCGCCCGGAACCGATCAAGTATGTGTATGGGTCGCGCGGCCCGAAGGAAGCGGACCGGAAGTGCGATGAGAACAACTTCAAGTACTACGGCTCGTACAAGTGGCATCAGAAGCATTGA
- the LOC121599180 gene encoding glucose-6-phosphate 1-dehydrogenase isoform X3, protein MDTEGTHFDCNCPHIFVVFGASGDLAKKKIYPTLWWLFRDNLLPSDTKFIGYARSKLSVAELKEKCRQYMKVQEDQVEKFEEFWSVNFYVAGSYDSRRDFELLNQEISKFEVGRAANRLFYLALPPSVFESVTVHIRNTCMGEKGWNRIIVEKPFGRDAQSSNVLSVHLAKLFTEDQLYRIDHYLGKEMVQNLMTIRFGNQIFSPTWNRAHVASVLITFKEPFGTQGRGGYFDDFGIIRDVMQNHLLQILSLVAMEKPATCHPDDIRNEKVKVLKSIRELAIEDVVLGQYVGDPNGADEDSRMGYLDDPTVPKGSVTPTYALAVLKINNERWDGVPFILRCGKALNERKAEVRIQYHDVPGDIFDGKPKRNELVIRVQPGEALYVKMMTKSPGITFDMEETELDLTYGHRYKDVALPDAYERLILDVFCGSQMHFVRSDELSEAWRIFTPLLHYIERERPEPIKYVYGSRGPKEADRKCDENNFKYYGSYKWHQKH, encoded by the exons ATGGACACGGAGGGCACACACTTCGACTGCAACTGTCCGCACATTTTCGTCGTGTTCGGCGCATCG GGAGATTTGGCCAAGAAGAAGATCTACCCAACCCTATGGTGGCTATTCCGGGACAATCTGCTACCGTCCGACACGAAGTTTATCGGTTACGCACGCAGCAAGCTGTCGGTGGCCGAGCTGAAGGAGAAATGTCGTCAGTACATGAAG GTGCAGGAGGATCAGGTGGAGAAGTTTGAAGAGTTTTGGTCGGTCAACTTTTACGTCGCCGGCAGCTACGATTCGCGCCGTGACTTTGAGCTGCTCAACCAGGAGATCAGCAAGTTCGAGGTGGGCCGTGCGGCCAATCGGCTGTTTTACCTTGCGCTGCCACCATCCGTTTTCGAGTCGGTGACGGTACACATTCGCAACACCTGCATGGGCGAGAA AGGCTGGAATCGTATCATCGTGGAGAAACCGTTCGGTCGCGATGCGCAAAGCTCGAACGTGCTGAGCGTCCATCTGGCGAAGCTGTTCACCGAGGATCAGCTGTACCGTATCGATCACTATCTCGGCAAGGAGATGGTCCAGAACCTGATGACGATCCGGTTCGGTAATCAGATTTTCAGCCCCACCTGGAACCGGGCGCACGTGGCCTCGGTGCTGATCACGTTCAAGGAACCGTTCGGGACGCAGGGCCGCGGTGGCTACTTCGACGACTTCGGCATCATACGGGACGTGATGCAGAACCATCTGCTGCAGATACTGTCGCTGGTGGCGATGGAAAAGCCGGCCACCTGCCACCCGGACGACATCCGCAACGAGAAGGTGAAGGTGCTGAAGAGCATCCGCGAGCTGGCGATCGAGGACGTGGTGCTGGGCCAGTACGTGGGCGATCCGAACGGTGCGGATGAGGATTCGCGCATGGGCTACCTGGACGATCCGACCGTGCCGAAGGGTTCGGTAACGCCCACGTACGCGCTGGCCGTGCTGAAGATCAACAACGAGCGGTGGGACGGGGTGCCGTTCATACTGCGCTGCGGCAAAGCGCTGAACGAGCGCAAGGCGGAAGTGCGCATCCAGTATCACGACGTGCCGGGGGACATTTTCGACGGCAAGCCGAAGCGTAACGAGCTCGTCATTCGGGTGCAGCCGGGCGAAGCGCTGTACGTGAAGATGATGACGAAATCGCCCGGCATCACGTTCGACATGGAGGAGACGGAGCTGGATCTGACGTACGGGCATCGGTACAAGGACGTGGCACTGCCGGACGCGTACGAGCGGCTCATACTGGACGTGTTCTGTGGCTCGCAGATGCACTTCGTGCGCTCGGACGAGCTGAGCGAGGCGTGGCGCATCTTTACCCCGCTGCTACACTACATCGAGCGGGAGCGCCCGGAACCGATCAAGTATGTGTATGGGTCGCGCGGCCCGAAGGAAGCGGACCGGAAGTGCGATGAGAACAACTTCAAGTACTACGGCTCGTACAAGTGGCATCAGAAGCATTGA